One genomic window of Conger conger chromosome 7, fConCon1.1, whole genome shotgun sequence includes the following:
- the LOC133133885 gene encoding 15-hydroxyprostaglandin dehydrogenase [NAD(+)]-like: MALSGKVALVTGAAQGLGKGFSGILLKNGAKVALLDIDETVGKSAKADFDKEYGKDCTTFLTCDVTSDEQLKDAFQKTIERFGRIDIVSNNAGTVNEIYWKKMIEINLNAVIRGTFLALQHMKKDTGGEGGVIVNTASMAGLGPVMNSPVYTATKHGVVGFTRAVALASGLSGYGLRVNALCPGLVKTPLIDNVTNEMYGRFAHLSHFTDELKAGIIEVPVVAEKFLQLVTDESNNGAVMKITGDGATYMNFKDVLKNPLP, encoded by the exons ATGGCTTTAAGTGGGAAGGTAGCTCTTGTTACTGGTGCTGCTCAAGGTTTGGGGAAAGGCTTTTCTGGGATTCTACTGAAAAATGGAGCGAAG GTGGCACTGTTGGATATAGATGAAACGGTTGGGAAAAGTGCCAAAGCGGATTTTGATAAAGAGTACGGAAAAGACTGCACCACGTTTTTGACATGCGATGTGACGTCAGATGAACAGCTGAAAG ATGCATTTCAGAAAACCATTGAGAGGTTTGGCAGAATCGACATTGTGAGCAACAATGCAGGGACAGTGAACGAGATTTACTGGAAGAAAATGATAGAAATAAATCTg AATGCAGTGATTCGGGGCACCTTTCTGGCACTTCAGCACATGAAAAAAGAcactggaggagaaggaggggtcATAGTCAATACAGCTTCCATGGCAG GTCTGGGTCCCGTCATGAACTCTCCCGTCTACACAGCCACCAAACATGGAGTGGTTGGGTTTACCCGGGCTGTGGCG ttaGCCTCAGGGCTGAGTGGGTATGGCCTGAGGGTCAACGCCCTCTGTCCCGGTTTGGTCAAAACTCCCCTCATCGATAATGTGACCAATGAAATGTACGGGCGGTTTGCCCACCTCTCGCATTTCACGGATGAATTGAAGGCTGGCATTATCGA AGTACCAGTGGTGGCTGAGAAGTTCCTGCAGCTGGTGACAGATGAGAGCAACAATGGGGCAGTGATGAAGATCACAGGAGATGGCGCCACCTACATGAATTTTAAGGATGTGCTCAAGAATCCTCTGCCGTGA